One Methanobrevibacter sp. V74 DNA window includes the following coding sequences:
- the queC gene encoding 7-cyano-7-deazaguanine synthase QueC: MKKAVSVFSGGLDCTVATTVFDNDYEILAITFNYGQKAATQEIIVSKKICEKMGWNHEVIDLPWLSDISNSSLNTDEDVPEVSESDLNDLDKSSETASNVWVPARNTVFTSIALSYAESIGAQIIIVGWNNEEGATFPDNSKNFLKEFNELIKVGSPNNIKIEAPCIDLTKEELVEFGVKIGAPMKLSYSCYKGEEEPCGVCESCVRRNRAFKKYCSF, translated from the coding sequence ATGAAAAAGGCAGTATCAGTTTTTTCAGGAGGTCTTGATTGTACTGTTGCAACAACTGTATTTGATAATGATTACGAAATCCTTGCAATAACCTTTAATTATGGTCAAAAAGCTGCAACACAAGAAATAATTGTATCTAAAAAAATTTGTGAAAAAATGGGTTGGAATCATGAAGTAATTGACCTTCCTTGGCTTTCAGATATTAGCAATTCAAGTTTAAATACTGATGAAGATGTTCCTGAAGTATCTGAAAGTGATTTGAATGATTTAGATAAAAGCAGTGAAACCGCCAGTAATGTTTGGGTTCCTGCCAGAAATACTGTTTTTACATCTATCGCCCTTTCTTATGCTGAAAGCATTGGTGCCCAGATAATCATTGTTGGTTGGAATAATGAAGAAGGCGCTACTTTTCCAGACAATTCCAAAAATTTTTTAAAAGAGTTTAATGAGTTAATTAAGGTTGGTTCACCAAATAATATTAAAATTGAAGCACCATGTATTGATTTAACCAAAGAGGAATTAGTTGAATTTGGTGTTAAAATTGGTGCTCCAATGAAATTAAGTTATTCCTGCTATAAAGGAGAAGAGGAACCTTGTGGTGTTTGTGAAAGTTGCGTTAGGCGAAATAGAGCATTCAAAAAGTACTGTAGTTTCTGA
- a CDS encoding transcriptional regulator, protein MVGKQKYVERSSYRVRVLKAIGGGIKIPTQIADDSGILRSHISNVLTELKNEELVECLNPNAKKGRLYRLTDEGIDILENIK, encoded by the coding sequence ATGGTTGGTAAACAGAAGTATGTGGAAAGGTCTTCTTATAGGGTTCGAGTTTTAAAAGCTATTGGTGGCGGTATTAAAATTCCAACTCAAATCGCTGATGATAGTGGGATATTGCGCAGTCATATTTCTAATGTCTTGACAGAACTTAAAAATGAAGAATTAGTCGAATGTCTCAATCCCAATGCTAAAAAAGGCCGTCTTTATAGATTGACTGATGAAGGCATTGATATTTTAGAAAATATTAAATAG
- a CDS encoding M48 family metalloprotease, with the protein MVKDDRSALNPFTGKKHFDMVDDDQFLQESYNEYYGMINQAQLLDNSQNGQTVINVAINLINAVNEYLAKIDRLDYVEDYYDWDVHLVAEDTVNAFCMPGGKIVMFSGILSFANTEEEIAFILGHEMAHALLDHSRTRISAQNAQNAITSAAWIGSFAMDLVGLGGLGSLTRAATNVVSIGSQFFLMNPWGRDQELEADHLGMLIIHWAGYDIAHIPHFWQAMSNQNSNEHDFFSTHPSDSKRIAAMNEIIVEINNADDFHSKPVIGEVPTPKSEFSDSHLTENNIKFCQNCGTKVGLNDKFCTNCGFKF; encoded by the coding sequence ATGGTAAAAGATGATAGAAGTGCATTAAATCCTTTCACAGGCAAAAAACATTTTGACATGGTAGATGATGATCAGTTCCTTCAAGAGTCGTATAATGAATATTATGGAATGATTAATCAAGCACAACTTTTAGATAATTCTCAAAACGGTCAAACAGTCATTAATGTAGCTATTAATTTAATTAATGCTGTTAATGAGTATTTAGCTAAAATTGATAGATTAGATTATGTTGAAGATTACTACGATTGGGATGTTCATTTAGTGGCAGAGGATACTGTAAATGCTTTTTGCATGCCTGGAGGTAAAATTGTCATGTTTTCAGGTATTTTGTCATTTGCAAATACTGAAGAGGAAATTGCATTTATTTTAGGTCATGAAATGGCACATGCACTTCTTGATCACTCAAGAACAAGAATCAGCGCTCAAAATGCTCAAAATGCTATAACTTCAGCTGCTTGGATTGGTAGTTTTGCAATGGATTTGGTAGGTTTGGGAGGGCTTGGTTCTCTAACTCGTGCAGCTACCAATGTTGTAAGCATTGGCTCTCAATTTTTCCTGATGAATCCGTGGGGAAGAGACCAGGAACTTGAAGCAGATCATTTAGGAATGCTTATAATTCATTGGGCAGGATATGATATTGCTCATATTCCTCATTTCTGGCAAGCAATGTCTAATCAAAACTCTAATGAGCACGATTTTTTCTCTACCCATCCTTCTGATTCTAAAAGAATTGCAGCCATGAACGAAATAATTGTTGAAATTAATAATGCTGATGATTTTCATTCAAAACCAGTTATTGGTGAAGTTCCTACTCCAAAATCAGAATTTAGTGATAGTCATTTGACTGAAAATAATATTAAATTTTGTCAAAACTGTGGAACTAAAGTCGGTTTGAATGATAAATTCTGTACAAATTGTGGTTTTAAATTTTAA